The Gouania willdenowi chromosome 5, fGouWil2.1, whole genome shotgun sequence sequence ATTACcttccaatataaacagtgtgcttcaacCGAGACATAGCGTGTAGCGGCACgtgaagctgctcgtcatgtttataactcacatCGGATCATTCGACATGCACGCGCAGATGTGACTAGTGTCGGATTGAAACGGgttcgggcttaaagagacatccaCCGGACAGTGATAACCCAAACACTGACACTGCTGAATTTAACTGACCAACTTCATAAAGCATTTGCTGCACTTAGTTTCTCCCTCTTgaaatgtaaatgataaaatatgaacAAGTTTGATGGATCAAATAACGTCCACTCCATGTTTTTTAGAGAGATTTTCAgctccttttgtgtgttttcaatacAATGGAGAATTaaaaagtgatgttttttttaattattatttttgtgaatgggggaaaaagacaagaaagaattctcaatttcaatttctgacAACAAAGATTCCCATTAAAGCTATTTTCTTTTGAaaaccatatacagtataatattcCTACATACTACCATCTGATTGCAATTAACTCAATGGGCACCCAATTACATCAACTGTGATCAGCAGTGTTGTAAGGGCTCAGGGTTCCTTTAGAAGGTCAGGTGTGTGGAGTGAGCGGTCGGAGTGACACTGGccttcatttatcaaccttgcgtgaaaacgggtgccAATTTGAATACACATGTGGTtgtaagacaaaaaaatgaaaggaaatcctcacatctgaggtggagcaaaacaaagatgtgctttttgacagcgtgaaaactggacttaaaggTATAGTTTTGCATCATTCCTGTGTTTACAGCATTTTGCTGTTTGCTACTCATTTGCCCGTTGGCCACGGTATAAGGGCGCTCATAGGTGAaatctgcccccctgtgtgcactgcttacaacttcacaacagagatcctggagagacaCACGGAAATTATATTAACATCAGTTGTCCGCACGCTTTAGGCTAGAAATTAACAAACCCcttaaatgactaaatgttgtccgTTGACTGTGCTTATTGTGCCTTTAGCCGATTTCATCACATTACTCATCAAATATTACTGATGAAGTTTAAGGTGTACTTTATATTTTATGACATATACATGAATGATACACAGCAGCATGTCCCTGGTCCAATACAGAGCAGAAGCAACTGTgcacacttgtgtgtgtgtgtgtactgttgAACCACACACTCCTGCTTGGATGGTACCAGAGTTTACCAGCAACGTATACAGTATTCCATGGAAGGGAAACCAAAAAAGTGGTGTCAGTAATAAAGTGGGGTTTTTGGAAATTcaatttatttagtttgcattgttttattaatCCGTttagatctgttctgaatgtgtgtctgcttgtgtttaaatgacagctgaggttagtttcattctttattttcaGACTCAGTCAGATTTTGCTGTGCTGCACCGCAAAGGCACACACAGATTTTTGTACCCGAGGTCAGACCTGAGGTGAggtctgatcgtagcgtacgctcACGTCAGAATTGATTAATACCGAAGCTTGCGTGACTGTGGTCTAACGCACatcgtacgctcagatctgaacatatgataataataataataagagccATAAATATGCCTCAACGTTGTCCACAATTGTTTTGAGACTTTAAATATGGTAATGTGTTAAAAGCGATGAGGAAGGCAGATGGAATTTTAACTTCAACCATAAATAAAGTCAATGTGCAAAGACCAGCTTAGAAACCAATAAGACCAATATATATCTTACTGTTAATGGGCTGCAACACATGACAGAAAGATAATCAGCATTAGATGAGAATAACCCTTAAAGTGTTCTGTATACGGTTCTTAGAAACAATAGCATGACTGCAGGCTTTTGGATTGAACAGCATCTTTTGATGCTAGTCAATATTAATCTCAGCTCAATGGATAATCTGTCAAAACAACTGAGGGGTTGAAAACTTTCTGGCAGGGAAGTGGAGAGAGCCCACAATGAAGTAATGCAGACTGTGATTAAACTGACAACAGAGACAAACACGGGGCGGGTCTTTATTACTGCTGTTCTTTCTCAATTGGTCAGTCAAAACTGAACAGTCAGTGTGGATGTTCTCACTCTACAGAAACATATTTCTGTTAAGGCTGTAGCTCATTGTTGTAGTTTGCATCTCATTAGAAATTGAGCTtcatgaggatttttttttttttttttttttttttttttcaaaaagcaaCAAAGCTCATGAATACATACAAAATCCTTGTCTACTGATGTAGTGTCATTATTTAGATATCAAACAATTTTCAGTCCTAACTCTATTTGTCCTTCCCGTAGGACACATCCTGTCGCTGCACTTCAACAATAAAGAGTCCATCTCAGCCACTGCCACTGCCACTGCTGCACCATTCCTCCATCCAGCTTCATCAGTGCCTTATTTTGAAGATTTACTGAGACATTAGGCAGAGTAATTCAGACTTTTAACCAACTGACATAATCAAAGAACACGTTGAAACTGTAACTGGGATATGTTCAAGCCAAGTATGTATTTGTGTACACTtgtttgaatgtgtgtgtgcatgtcatATCCTGACAGAAAACAATGTTACTTAGATTAAATAGATGTCTGCCTTTTTTTGCACATGCATGCCTTTTTATATTAGATAACTCATATTATGTTATTCCTTGGCTCAAATCCTGTTTttcaatttcagaaaaattctAATAATTAAAGTTTGTGACTTTAGCATGAAAAACAGGAAAGCAAGACATGTACATTTCTAAGTACACCACCCTCGTTTAGGTCTCACTACGAAACACATGTACTGTATGCACACTGACATAACTAAAGCTGGAAAAGCTGAGAGGTTATTACTTACTGATGACAGACTTACAGTTACAATATTTTCACTCTTTACTAAACTCCTTCAGTTTACAGGGAAAAGGCCTCTGCTTTCCTATCTGTGGTGTCCTGTGCAGCTGTTGGTTGAAGGGAAGTCGGGTATTCTGCTTTTATGTTGCAAACAATCCTATTGTCTTAGAGTTCCAATGTGTGCTGTCAATCAGAGCTAATAATCATACAGTCTTATTACAGTTCTTTTAGTGGactgcattttttaaatgcctTCCCAAGTGTACAACCAGTTTatgaaaaaccttttaaattACACAATGTGCTCTTGTGAACTAGCAGCCTTATTGCAATCCTTAGTTGCCATTttagctaaaaaaataaaaaataaaaaataaaaaaaaaagattttaaaccCCAAGAGAAgatccaataaaataaaataaaactcctaaaataagaataaaaaacaaaatacattttaaacaattgtatgtgtttaaagtaacagaaaataaataaaaaataatatttgctACATTTAAATCAAAGATCTTCCCACACACTTTTAAGTCCCATTTTTCCAATGTGGTACCTCTCATTGTCAACTCCCCTTCCTCTTCAGTATCTGACACTGTTCTTGGCCACTTGTCAATCAGAGAACAGTTGCATCAGTGAGGTTACAGTTTCATCCCAGATGCATGGCATTTACTGCACCGCTAGGTGAGCACACACCCAAAGCTGGTACCCAGTTCATGTACCCGATTGCACGGAAACAGTGGAATACAGCAAAGTAGAAGAGATTAGAGAGAAATGCCAAATAATTTCAGAAACACTGAATAAACACAGTGGACTCCTTTGTGTAATGTATCCACagcatgtaaataaaaaaagaaaagaaaataccaCACAAAAACATTCATAAAGGTCATCCAAACTACAGATTTCTCACACGAGCTGTGGACTAGTGTATATTTTAATCAATGATCAGTATCATTTCCCTGGAATGTTCCTGCCTGATCTTATTAGTACAGCCATAACTACTGAAAAACCTCAACAGTGAGCTGCGAGAATATTTTAACTCAATGAGGACGTGTTTTTGTACAATCTGAGGAAAGTGCACTAACCAGCTTGATATTCTGTTATGTGccttatttcttatttttaaataaatgaatgtcaaTTCTGTAAAATGTAATGATTAACTTACTGTTTGTCACAAGGAAAATGAGGGGAAtttattaaaacttttttttatgaaatgaaTTGAACTCTGTGTGTTTTCTGGTTGATTCTGCACATTACATCTTTTTCACAAGCGTCTCTGCTCCTTCTGTTGTTATTGGTCAggttagataaaaaaaattaaataaaataataaaaaccatGAGTGGACCAGAGTGTGGATTCTTAAAAAAGCAAGAAGACCAGATGGAAGTGCAAGTTAACTGGGTGTGACTAATAGTGCTGAGTGAGACTGAGCTGTGTTCATTCTCCTGGTTGGCAGAGAGTGCTTTTGCCCACCATAGGATCATGATCACGATGGCAACATGGGCTGAGCAGGGCACTGGTTTGCCAGCGTGCCAGGAACAGAGGGCAATTCTTTTAGGAAGCAGTGTGACGGACACAATAGGTGCTACAGACTTGCTGCATCAACAGGCTTTTTGCTGCTGTGGCCAGAAATAAACCATAAATACCCCCACTGGCATCCACCGACCGCTCGCCAGGCCTCCACAACCACACACACCCTCACACTGAGACAGACAGGGAAGAAAAGGGAGAGACTGAGAGCGTGGCTTGTACAGGGTGCAGCGAAGCACAAGCCACTCaggtaaaaatgtattaaactcATTTCATTCCTGTAAGGTTTTTATCCACATTCAGAGTCTGGCTTTACATATAGCGATATGTCTCCATAACTGACTATTCAATTCAACTAAAGGTTTTGCTGGAAAACtagaaaaagttgttttttttttaagttccaGACAATTGCAATTCTTAACTGTGTTCTTGTGCTTTTTAATGAAGgaataaaatgacagaacagCAGGGAACCCCAAACCAGCTGCCAGTAGAGAAGGGCCAAGAGGGGGCAGGAGCCGTTTATAAGGTAACACATTTTTCTAAAGGATGTTTTTTTAGATCCATGATGCAGGTATTATTGATGTTTGGGAATTAATTCAACTCCcttatattttacagctggCAGTTTTTGAGTTGGAGAACTTCCGCGGTAAAAAACTGGAGCTCTCGAGTGAATGTAAAGATGTGTTTGAAAAGACACAGAGAGTTGGCTCTGTCATTGTGGAGTCTGGCCCGTGAGTCCTTGTTCAATGACTCGTGTTCTGTTACTTGGTAAGATTACTCTGCATGAACATAAGCACTGATTGATGTAAAGCAGTTTGTATTTATCTTCAGATGGGTGGGGTTTGAGCGATCAAGCTTTGTAGGAGAGCAGTTCGTGCTGGAGAAAGGAGAGTACCCTCGCTGGAGCACCTGGACCAACTGCCAGAATAGCTACACTTTGACTTCCTTCAAACCTCTGAAAGTGGTCTGTATTTTTTCATCGATCTATTCTTCATCTTGTGTGTGTAGTTTTAAGTAATGAGTGCTTGCTGTCTCTCTCTTCAGGACAGTGCAGATCACAAGCTGTACCTGTTTGAGAATGCAGGATTTGAAGGCAGAAAGATGGAGGTTGTGGATGATGATGTGCCCAGTCTGTGGGCTCATGGTTTCCAGGACCGAGTGGCCAGTGTTAAGGCTGTCAGTGGAACGTAAGATGAGGCTCTCTGTCATTGTGTAGTTATacctacctataaaagcaagggaagtctgtgtgtgtgtgtgcgtgcgtgcgtgtgtgtggagcaaatatctccccgacgcgttgagagttcgacctgaaactcggtcgacgagttccaaataccccgagtgtgtgtatctgttattttggagtaatttggtcatttccaaatgtttattttaattttatttcacttctggacggccccgaaatgaaacctattcaacttttgaccccagggtgtgagggggcgctagcgcaccatcttcactgcacagctcaagagtaacgtgtgcggccagagccaatcgctgcgcacacagctaagtagctgtaaacacacgagcgatagagaagaagatagtttagaccgagacacggagctctctgaatagattgtttgaaaccgtcagccactggtgagtcttttagagacacgtttcccaacccgttcaattctccatctggaaaactgcagattctctgtggtgccgtgcatggaagctaagctctgaccactcggttcaaaggtaaaaaatgattttttttttttttttttaaaaaagacagccgagttgtagataatacttttatttacatactcactcatgtagtttggagctttatgttttgttttgcgcagttttgttacttttctgattggcgctacagtgtctatggagttttgttatcagcgtctcaaacattcacgggaacacacaaggtatttatttatttgatgcgcGCTCACGGAgtcggatgtagacacacacacacacggctgat is a genomic window containing:
- the crybb3 gene encoding beta-crystallin B3, yielding MTEQQGTPNQLPVEKGQEGAGAVYKLAVFELENFRGKKLELSSECKDVFEKTQRVGSVIVESGPWVGFERSSFVGEQFVLEKGEYPRWSTWTNCQNSYTLTSFKPLKVDSADHKLYLFENAGFEGRKMEVVDDDVPSLWAHGFQDRVASVKAVSGTWVGYIYPGYRGRQYVFEHGDFKHWNDWGASAPQIQSVRRVRDMQWHKRGCYIAPAPTPAPAPAPVPPKPNPNPNPNPKPTPNPNPAPNPKSQP